A DNA window from Bacteroidota bacterium contains the following coding sequences:
- a CDS encoding RNA methyltransferase, whose translation MKKLQNIDLNRLSVDDFKKAPKIPIIIVLDNIRSMYNVGSIFRTADAFRIECIHLCGITATPPNKEINKTALGATDSVDWTYFATAVDSVAALKSRGYAIYAIEQTDESIALREFQPDSGKPLAIIFGNEITGVQDNVLSLAHGCIEIPQFGTKHSLNIAVSAGIVLWDLVAKHGMTAQHHL comes from the coding sequence ATGAAAAAACTCCAAAATATTGATCTGAACAGATTGTCGGTGGATGATTTCAAAAAAGCACCCAAGATACCCATCATCATTGTCCTCGATAACATCCGGAGCATGTATAATGTGGGCTCCATATTCCGGACAGCCGATGCATTCAGGATTGAGTGCATCCATTTATGCGGCATCACCGCCACACCACCCAACAAAGAAATCAATAAAACCGCGCTGGGCGCCACTGATTCAGTCGACTGGACCTATTTCGCCACAGCAGTCGATTCGGTTGCCGCCCTCAAATCCAGAGGCTATGCGATCTATGCCATAGAGCAAACCGATGAAAGCATCGCACTGAGGGAGTTTCAACCCGACTCCGGTAAACCCCTGGCAATTATTTTTGGGAATGAGATAACCGGCGTGCAGGACAATGTCCTATCTTTAGCCCATGGATGCATCGAGATTCCGCAATTTGGCACTAAACATTCTCTCAATATCGCCGTCAGCGCCGGCATTGTCTTATGGGACCTCGTTGCAAAACATGGCATGACTGCTCAACATCACTTGTAA